The Stygiolobus azoricus genome window below encodes:
- a CDS encoding SIS domain-containing protein, whose product MNYIELIEDEVKKFHPIEVEQKITSGIVVGAGDSYAVALALEGKTNRKAIAADPYDALYINSDRPYVIVSISGRTKTNVELAKMKRKEGRKVIAVTANPNSPLAENSTDIILIPYKSDVTLPGTLSFLLALSAVYSLFGIEITKDYIKAKSFELREKPFFVGQGENYGIAYYSVLKLNEIFCETANYEKLELFPHSPIFSTRGRQIVLLNSGSGRERRLKQLIDFTYVYLTECNDAFCNALTVILAIIEKMKRENWNRICFLDDKKILNISSEMIY is encoded by the coding sequence ATGAACTACATCGAGTTAATAGAAGACGAGGTAAAGAAATTCCACCCTATAGAAGTTGAACAAAAAATTACCTCTGGGATTGTAGTGGGTGCCGGAGACTCCTATGCCGTAGCTCTCGCTTTGGAAGGAAAGACAAATAGGAAAGCTATCGCAGCAGACCCATACGACGCCTTATACATAAACTCGGATAGACCTTACGTTATAGTCTCGATATCTGGAAGGACTAAGACAAACGTTGAGCTAGCTAAAATGAAGAGAAAAGAAGGGAGAAAAGTAATAGCCGTCACGGCTAACCCCAATTCACCCCTTGCTGAAAACTCTACTGACATCATTCTAATACCCTATAAAAGTGATGTCACATTACCTGGTACCTTGTCATTCCTTCTGGCCTTATCTGCTGTTTATTCACTTTTTGGTATTGAAATTACCAAAGATTACATCAAGGCTAAGAGTTTTGAACTACGAGAAAAACCATTCTTCGTCGGTCAAGGAGAAAACTACGGTATAGCTTACTACTCGGTTTTGAAATTAAACGAGATTTTCTGCGAGACCGCAAACTACGAAAAGTTAGAATTATTTCCTCATTCTCCTATATTCTCTACAAGAGGTAGGCAAATAGTACTTTTGAATAGTGGAAGTGGAAGAGAAAGAAGACTCAAACAACTCATAGACTTTACCTACGTCTACTTAACTGAGTGTAATGATGCTTTTTGTAACGCACTTACTGTCATTCTTGCAATAATTGAAAAGATGAAAAGGGAAAACTGGAATAGAATTTGTTTTTTGGATGATAAAAAGATCCTAAATATTAGTTCAGAGATGATATACTAA
- the cobA gene encoding uroporphyrinogen-III C-methyltransferase, translated as MNGIVYIVGAGPGDPELITVKALKILRIADVIIYDRLVPQELLEGLNAELIYVGKELGDAKLQDYINELLVRKAKEGKKVVRLKGGDPFVFGRGEEECIYVLRHGIKCEIVPGVTSAIGVPTYARIPVTSRLVESSSGFTVITGTTKDGGLISEEYIPRKGTIIILMGIHVIDELTKVLMKVRSGKEKVAVIEKGTTKQQRVFTGTLNELPEIIKREGVKSPAVIVIGETVSLMDLLTLKE; from the coding sequence ATGAACGGTATAGTTTACATAGTCGGTGCAGGCCCTGGGGACCCTGAATTAATTACGGTCAAAGCATTGAAAATCTTAAGGATAGCTGATGTAATAATATACGATAGATTAGTTCCACAAGAGTTATTAGAAGGTCTGAACGCGGAATTAATATACGTCGGGAAAGAGTTAGGAGACGCAAAGCTTCAAGATTATATAAACGAGCTGTTGGTTCGAAAAGCTAAAGAAGGGAAAAAAGTCGTGAGGTTAAAAGGCGGAGATCCATTTGTCTTTGGACGAGGAGAGGAGGAATGTATCTATGTCTTAAGGCACGGAATAAAATGTGAGATAGTACCGGGAGTAACAAGTGCGATAGGTGTTCCTACATATGCAAGAATCCCAGTAACCAGCAGACTGGTGGAAAGTTCTTCAGGTTTCACGGTAATTACGGGGACGACAAAAGACGGTGGATTAATTTCAGAGGAGTATATACCAAGAAAAGGGACTATTATTATACTTATGGGTATTCACGTAATAGACGAGTTAACTAAAGTATTAATGAAGGTCAGAAGCGGAAAAGAGAAAGTAGCTGTAATTGAAAAAGGCACAACTAAACAGCAAAGAGTTTTTACTGGTACATTAAATGAGCTACCAGAAATTATAAAAAGGGAAGGAGTAAAGTCACCTGCTGTCATAGTTATCGGTGAGACAGTATCACTAATGGATTTGCTTACTCTTAAAGAGTAG
- a CDS encoding zinc ribbon domain-containing protein encodes MSYPPSGYPPYGSGGYPPTGYPPNYPQPSGYPYGGNPQPNAMFNMMMCMQPIGLGGKQQMIPIQRPIDLQPVIQQIVMYLMGQGFQVFPMVGQYMAVIQAQHSSFLGMITDSNKAYTIRICEGPNMIMVETGMTNLLQDLIPLVGSAGVATVSDTDLHNSLLTLASGGLTAVDAYNLVKDFMQEDQIMNTIMMAIMMAQSSAPPQSSYQQYPQPYPQQLPQSSYQQYPPQPPQSTPPQQSVNTSGMNQPSITPSSVTQPSTSAPRAQLQKAVTKCWKCGAEVDSNAKFCPNCGASLTPLKCPKCGYVNSAGAKFCSNCGSPLQ; translated from the coding sequence ATGAGCTATCCTCCTTCAGGCTATCCCCCTTATGGTTCAGGCGGTTATCCGCCTACTGGATATCCACCTAACTATCCTCAACCTTCTGGCTATCCATATGGTGGAAATCCTCAACCCAATGCTATGTTCAATATGATGATGTGCATGCAGCCCATAGGGCTAGGTGGCAAACAACAGATGATACCTATACAGAGGCCTATTGATTTACAACCTGTAATTCAACAAATTGTGATGTACCTAATGGGGCAAGGTTTTCAAGTTTTTCCAATGGTAGGGCAGTATATGGCTGTAATTCAAGCACAACATTCTAGCTTCTTGGGGATGATTACTGACTCGAATAAAGCTTATACCATTAGAATTTGTGAAGGCCCTAACATGATCATGGTAGAAACGGGTATGACTAACCTATTGCAAGATTTAATACCTTTAGTAGGAAGTGCGGGAGTCGCAACAGTTTCGGACACGGATTTGCATAACTCTCTACTAACTCTAGCTAGTGGTGGGCTTACAGCTGTAGATGCCTACAATTTAGTAAAGGACTTCATGCAGGAAGACCAGATTATGAATACTATTATGATGGCTATAATGATGGCTCAGTCTTCAGCACCTCCACAATCCTCCTATCAACAATATCCTCAGCCTTATCCCCAGCAACTACCACAATCCTCCTATCAGCAATATCCTCCCCAACCACCTCAATCCACTCCTCCCCAACAATCCGTCAACACGTCTGGGATGAACCAACCATCAATCACTCCATCATCAGTGACTCAACCTTCTACATCAGCCCCCCGAGCTCAGCTTCAGAAAGCCGTTACGAAGTGTTGGAAGTGTGGTGCTGAAGTAGATTCTAACGCAAAGTTCTGCCCTAACTGCGGTGCATCGTTGACTCCATTAAAATGTCCTAAATGTGGTTATGTAAATTCAGCTGGAGCCAAATTCTGTAGTAATTGCGGCTCTCCGTTACAGTAA
- a CDS encoding NUDIX hydrolase, producing the protein MNLPRIAVGCVIFDSDRKVLLVKRKHPPNQGSWAIPGGKVNFGELIEEALRREMMEEISVTVRPKELMAIVEIIKEGFHYVILDFVCEITNGDVKAGSDAADARFFSIDEMKKVSISPTTLEMIEKYLKGEKTPLWIVEREK; encoded by the coding sequence ATGAATTTGCCTAGGATAGCTGTCGGATGCGTAATATTTGACTCTGATAGGAAAGTATTACTAGTAAAGAGGAAACATCCACCTAATCAAGGCTCTTGGGCTATTCCAGGGGGTAAGGTAAATTTTGGTGAGCTAATTGAGGAAGCGTTGAGAAGAGAGATGATGGAAGAAATATCAGTAACAGTTAGACCCAAAGAATTGATGGCTATTGTGGAAATTATTAAGGAGGGGTTCCATTATGTTATATTGGACTTCGTTTGTGAAATCACTAACGGTGATGTAAAGGCTGGTTCTGATGCTGCGGATGCAAGGTTTTTCTCTATAGATGAAATGAAAAAGGTTTCTATAAGTCCAACTACACTAGAAATGATAGAGAAGTATTTAAAGGGGGAGAAGACCCCTTTGTGGATTGTAGAACGAGAAAAATGA
- a CDS encoding Glu/Leu/Phe/Val family dehydrogenase, which translates to MTEAVQTTLTSNLYDQQVKKLYRVGEILGLPQDVLETLSQPERVIQVKIEIKGKDGKVKTFIGWRSQHNSALGPYKGGIRYHPNVTQDEVIALSMMMTWKNSLLLLPYGGGKGGIRVDPSKLSLEELEMLSRRYIDTLYKYIGSDIDIPAPDVNTNPQTMAWFIDEYIKITGKADYATFTGKPVELGGLETRNYSTGLGVATVAKEAASKFIGGIEGARVIIQGFGNVGSFTAKFLQDMGAKIIGVSDSKGGVIDPNGIDINKMIETKEKTGSVINYPTGKKVTNDELLTSECDILIPAALENVIHKFNADKVKAKMIVEGANGPLTADADLVMKNRGIPVVPDILANAGGVVGSYVEWANNKMGEIMEEEEAKRLIISRMEKAFNSVYEMHKKLGDQDLRMAAMALAVERVVNAMKVRGMI; encoded by the coding sequence ATGACAGAAGCTGTTCAAACTACTCTTACTTCTAACCTTTATGACCAACAAGTAAAAAAGTTATATAGAGTAGGCGAAATTTTAGGACTTCCACAAGATGTTTTAGAAACATTATCTCAACCAGAGAGGGTTATTCAAGTCAAGATAGAGATCAAGGGAAAGGATGGCAAAGTTAAGACTTTTATAGGTTGGAGATCCCAGCACAATAGTGCGTTAGGTCCATATAAAGGAGGAATCAGATACCATCCTAACGTGACTCAGGATGAAGTTATCGCATTATCAATGATGATGACATGGAAGAACTCCCTTCTCTTATTACCTTACGGTGGAGGAAAAGGAGGAATAAGGGTCGATCCAAGTAAACTTTCATTAGAAGAATTGGAAATGTTGTCTAGAAGATATATTGATACATTATATAAGTATATCGGTAGTGACATAGATATTCCAGCCCCAGATGTTAATACAAATCCTCAAACAATGGCGTGGTTCATAGATGAATACATAAAAATAACTGGAAAAGCTGACTACGCAACCTTTACCGGTAAACCCGTGGAATTAGGAGGACTGGAGACCAGAAACTACAGTACTGGATTAGGTGTAGCAACCGTGGCTAAAGAAGCTGCATCAAAGTTTATAGGTGGCATAGAAGGTGCAAGAGTAATAATACAAGGATTCGGGAACGTCGGTAGTTTTACTGCTAAATTCCTGCAAGACATGGGAGCTAAAATTATAGGAGTAAGTGACTCTAAGGGAGGGGTAATAGACCCTAACGGAATTGATATTAATAAAATGATAGAAACCAAGGAGAAGACTGGCTCTGTAATCAACTATCCTACTGGGAAAAAGGTAACAAACGATGAGCTTCTTACTTCAGAGTGTGACATCCTAATACCTGCTGCACTGGAAAACGTAATTCATAAATTTAATGCTGACAAAGTAAAGGCTAAAATGATAGTTGAAGGTGCTAACGGACCTCTCACAGCTGACGCGGATCTAGTTATGAAAAATAGAGGAATACCAGTAGTCCCCGATATTTTAGCTAACGCAGGAGGAGTAGTAGGTAGTTACGTGGAATGGGCAAACAACAAGATGGGAGAAATTATGGAAGAAGAAGAGGCTAAAAGACTCATAATATCTAGAATGGAAAAAGCGTTTAACAGTGTTTATGAGATGCATAAAAAACTTGGAGACCAAGACCTCAGAATGGCTGCAATGGCCTTAGCTGTTGAAAGAGTAGTAAATGCTATGAAGGTAAGAGGAATGATCTAG
- the cysS gene encoding cysteine--tRNA ligase — protein MIKIFNTMGKKLEELQTVEPNTVKMYVCGPTVYDYVHIGHGRTFVAFDAMVRYLKLRGYNVIRVQNITDIDDKIIKKAQDTGKDWTEIVDFYLKDYIDAMGQLKVEIDQHPRVSTHIKEITEFIQGLINKGHAYVAPSGSVYFDVDTFPSYGLLSGTKKEEWNQGEEFMKEKRHPYDFALWKAWKPGEPYWESPWGKGRPGWHIECSTMSTRYLGEQFDIHGGGVDLVFPHHENERAQSEALLGKTWVKYWVHVSYLTINKEKMSKSLKNIIPLNEAIKKWGTNTLRYWFLTAKYRNTIDFSEDSLSQASTSLRRLKDAMGVLRGIIKAGPKYYSNDEQVKTQRKIISLIQKFHEALSEDFDTATALSYIHEIATIVFNEIQTSEDFMGAMLALDAFRQFNYVYGVMDEEFNLAYDNLNKVIDAVVEVRNILRAKKMYDLSDQIRDVLSKAGIKLLDSKDKTTWRFE, from the coding sequence ATGATTAAGATTTTCAACACTATGGGAAAAAAACTAGAGGAACTTCAAACAGTAGAACCGAATACGGTTAAGATGTACGTATGTGGTCCCACAGTTTATGACTACGTTCACATAGGTCACGGTAGGACTTTTGTAGCCTTCGATGCGATGGTAAGATACTTAAAGCTAAGAGGATACAACGTAATAAGAGTCCAAAACATAACTGACATTGACGATAAGATAATTAAGAAAGCTCAAGATACGGGTAAAGATTGGACTGAAATAGTAGACTTTTACCTAAAGGACTATATCGACGCTATGGGTCAGCTCAAAGTAGAAATAGATCAACATCCTAGAGTTTCAACTCATATTAAGGAGATAACCGAGTTCATCCAAGGGCTTATTAATAAAGGTCATGCATACGTAGCTCCCAGTGGTAGCGTGTATTTCGATGTTGATACTTTCCCCAGTTACGGTCTTTTATCGGGGACGAAAAAGGAGGAGTGGAATCAGGGAGAAGAATTCATGAAAGAGAAGAGACACCCGTACGACTTCGCTTTGTGGAAAGCTTGGAAACCCGGTGAGCCTTATTGGGAGTCTCCATGGGGGAAGGGTAGACCGGGATGGCACATAGAGTGCTCTACAATGTCTACGAGGTATTTGGGAGAGCAGTTCGATATTCACGGTGGTGGGGTAGATCTAGTTTTCCCCCACCATGAAAACGAGAGAGCACAGTCTGAAGCATTATTGGGCAAAACATGGGTAAAGTATTGGGTTCATGTATCTTACCTCACCATCAATAAGGAGAAGATGAGTAAATCTTTAAAGAACATTATTCCCTTGAACGAGGCAATCAAGAAATGGGGAACTAATACTCTCAGGTATTGGTTTTTGACAGCCAAGTATAGAAACACAATAGATTTTAGTGAAGACTCACTTTCCCAAGCATCCACATCCCTGAGGAGGTTAAAAGACGCAATGGGCGTATTAAGGGGGATCATAAAGGCTGGACCAAAATATTACTCCAATGACGAACAAGTTAAAACCCAGAGAAAAATTATCAGCCTTATACAAAAGTTCCACGAAGCTCTTAGCGAAGACTTTGATACTGCAACAGCACTATCCTATATCCATGAAATAGCTACCATTGTGTTTAACGAGATACAAACCTCAGAAGATTTCATGGGGGCTATGTTGGCCTTAGACGCGTTTAGGCAGTTTAACTATGTTTATGGCGTTATGGATGAAGAGTTCAATCTAGCTTACGACAATTTGAACAAGGTTATTGACGCTGTGGTCGAGGTCAGGAATATACTCAGGGCAAAGAAGATGTATGATCTTAGCGATCAGATCAGAGATGTATTGAGTAAAGCTGGGATAAAATTATTGGATTCTAAAGACAAGACCACGTGGAGATTTGAATAA
- a CDS encoding bifunctional phosphoglucose/phosphomannose isomerase — protein MNNIYERWADFFSDALNSQVHELGKSEKIAYFGIGGSGIPGEALKLLSLPVPYEVFRGYKVKVDEKTTVFAVSYSGNTTETLVALKEAERQGVRKVVIITSGGKLLEYAKAKGYPFLILPRGLQTRYVFPYIFTYLIKLINNTLGVGYKERELLEGVTESQAKVKEIATDLASKIKGKIPVFYASDLLPIAERFKQEVNENAKYPAFFSQLPEANHNEIELYSENYPFHFQPVVFPSDIIDEKTAELINAITIRPFYSSPLKIISSMFLLAGFTSVKLAELMGLKPEELRLIPKIREITYKAFERELS, from the coding sequence GTGAATAATATTTATGAGAGATGGGCTGACTTTTTTTCCGATGCTCTAAACAGTCAAGTTCATGAATTAGGAAAGTCCGAAAAAATAGCCTATTTCGGTATAGGAGGAAGCGGAATCCCTGGAGAAGCACTAAAACTTCTTTCCTTACCCGTCCCTTATGAGGTATTTAGGGGATATAAGGTAAAAGTAGATGAGAAGACTACAGTCTTTGCTGTGAGTTATTCCGGAAATACTACTGAGACACTCGTTGCATTAAAGGAGGCAGAAAGGCAAGGTGTAAGAAAGGTAGTGATTATAACTAGCGGAGGAAAATTGTTAGAATATGCGAAAGCAAAAGGATACCCTTTTTTAATCCTTCCTAGAGGTCTTCAGACCAGGTACGTATTCCCTTACATTTTCACTTATCTTATTAAACTAATAAACAACACTTTAGGTGTGGGGTATAAAGAAAGGGAGCTTTTGGAGGGAGTTACGGAGAGTCAAGCCAAGGTAAAAGAGATTGCAACTGACCTTGCTTCAAAAATTAAAGGTAAGATCCCAGTGTTTTACGCTTCTGATTTACTACCGATAGCTGAAAGGTTTAAGCAAGAGGTAAATGAGAACGCAAAATATCCAGCTTTCTTTTCTCAATTACCCGAAGCCAACCATAATGAAATAGAACTTTATTCTGAGAACTATCCATTTCACTTTCAGCCAGTAGTTTTCCCTTCAGATATAATTGACGAGAAGACAGCTGAGCTAATCAATGCGATTACTATAAGACCGTTTTATTCTTCGCCATTAAAAATTATCTCAAGTATGTTTCTATTAGCTGGTTTTACATCTGTGAAATTGGCAGAACTTATGGGATTAAAGCCGGAGGAGTTAAGGTTAATTCCTAAAATAAGGGAGATAACATATAAGGCATTTGAAAGGGAGTTATCATGA
- a CDS encoding FAD-dependent oxidoreductase — MEKLVVIGGGAAGMSASSRARRLKPQMEIEVFEATKMVSHAPCGIPYFIEGLFDDENLFMTYTPQFFIENRKINVRINTRVTEIDLSSRVVYAEGKDGKMKSEYDYLVISTGSKPKRLPSEGNDRVFYIHHPAEAVSLRQKLWSLNTIAIIGGGILGVEAAEALTQRDKKVLLIHRGEYLLNKSLDQELGKVITDRISRDVELRLGEKVIEIKQGGRLIITDKGKYEVDGTIVAIGVEPNVDLVKDKIQLGTTGAIKVDEYMRTNYREVYSAGDNTESVNIVTGKPYWVPFAPVANKMGYVAGSNIGGEPMKFPGVVNTQITKYKEYYIGRVGLQEEEAKKYGFHPVSATITGKTRARYYPGAKDIHVKVIADEETKRILGAQIVGEEEVLGRIDMMAAAIMKGFTIEDTFFIEMGYLPAISRVWDPVIVAIRKIMED, encoded by the coding sequence ATGGAGAAATTAGTCGTAATAGGTGGCGGAGCCGCTGGAATGAGTGCTTCAAGTAGGGCTAGAAGATTAAAGCCACAAATGGAGATAGAAGTCTTCGAAGCTACGAAAATGGTAAGCCATGCCCCTTGCGGAATTCCTTATTTCATTGAAGGATTATTTGATGACGAAAACTTGTTTATGACATACACCCCCCAGTTCTTTATTGAAAACAGGAAAATCAACGTGAGAATCAATACAAGAGTGACAGAGATAGACCTGAGTTCCAGAGTAGTGTACGCCGAAGGAAAAGACGGTAAGATGAAAAGTGAATACGATTATTTAGTTATAAGCACTGGGTCTAAGCCGAAAAGGCTGCCGAGTGAAGGGAACGACAGAGTGTTCTATATTCACCATCCGGCCGAAGCTGTGAGCTTAAGGCAAAAGCTGTGGTCTCTTAACACTATCGCAATAATAGGGGGAGGAATATTGGGTGTTGAAGCTGCAGAGGCTTTAACACAGAGGGATAAAAAAGTACTCCTCATACACCGTGGCGAGTATTTGTTAAATAAAAGTCTAGACCAAGAGTTAGGAAAAGTCATCACGGATAGAATTTCAAGGGACGTTGAGTTGAGACTTGGAGAGAAAGTTATTGAGATCAAACAAGGGGGAAGACTGATTATTACAGATAAGGGAAAATACGAGGTGGACGGTACTATCGTAGCAATAGGAGTAGAACCTAACGTAGATCTGGTAAAAGACAAAATCCAACTAGGAACAACAGGAGCAATAAAAGTAGACGAGTACATGAGAACGAATTATAGAGAAGTTTACTCTGCAGGTGATAACACAGAAAGCGTTAACATAGTAACAGGGAAGCCTTACTGGGTTCCTTTTGCTCCGGTTGCGAACAAGATGGGTTACGTAGCTGGTAGTAATATTGGGGGAGAGCCGATGAAATTCCCTGGTGTCGTTAACACACAAATTACGAAGTATAAGGAGTATTACATAGGTAGGGTAGGACTTCAGGAAGAAGAAGCTAAAAAGTATGGGTTTCACCCAGTTTCTGCTACAATAACCGGAAAGACAAGAGCTAGGTATTATCCCGGTGCAAAAGACATTCATGTGAAAGTCATAGCCGACGAGGAAACTAAGAGGATTCTAGGGGCTCAAATCGTAGGCGAAGAAGAAGTGCTAGGGAGGATAGACATGATGGCAGCTGCAATCATGAAAGGGTTTACCATCGAAGATACGTTCTTCATAGAAATGGGTTACCTACCGGCAATATCAAGAGTATGGGATCCAGTCATCGTAGCAATAAGGAAAATAATGGAAGATTGA
- a CDS encoding DNA double-strand break repair nuclease NurA, with amino-acid sequence MSNTYELTVILDEVIQKYIREYFNVYSVDPSLVESPATLASNDILTEITPRKLNGEVFAVDSSSRSLTSAGGIISIVTLGVSSLSKPLYGAYPGLFGISNLDLNKPFIALASSSFSKGINAYLYSSKYVTTVSLDGAPFQSTTEPERIETELRAILETEALKKLKNKGLIIVDGPLFPSYTFLPEKVKKNIIKERVKVLDQNYIGVVKRLDKSDLLVRSLSSKATEILAKYKVDPRGFISDEAFLFQLVRFNYTPPYPTLSVGPLIKEVTEGVKIYVNYLIYPIHKYIPKFSLLRIESFTRDAIERISSLKFTLDGIPIVLALADKTAKELSSGILRYIAFSLERIGLQESFRGKFEVLNVV; translated from the coding sequence ATGAGTAATACTTATGAACTTACTGTAATACTCGACGAGGTAATACAAAAATACATTAGGGAGTACTTTAATGTATATAGCGTAGACCCCTCCTTAGTTGAGAGTCCAGCTACTTTAGCTTCTAATGACATCCTAACAGAGATAACACCTAGGAAATTAAACGGAGAAGTCTTTGCTGTTGACAGCAGTAGCAGAAGTTTAACTTCCGCTGGAGGAATAATCAGCATAGTGACACTCGGGGTTTCTTCGTTATCCAAACCCTTATATGGCGCCTATCCCGGACTCTTCGGAATAAGTAACCTTGATCTAAACAAGCCTTTTATAGCCCTTGCGTCTTCTTCTTTCTCCAAGGGTATTAATGCATATTTATATTCATCAAAATACGTAACTACTGTCTCCCTTGACGGAGCACCATTTCAGTCAACAACTGAGCCGGAGAGAATAGAAACAGAGTTGAGGGCGATCCTTGAAACCGAAGCTTTGAAGAAGTTGAAAAACAAAGGATTAATTATCGTAGATGGACCTCTTTTTCCCTCTTATACGTTCCTACCGGAAAAAGTTAAAAAGAATATTATAAAAGAACGTGTTAAAGTCCTAGACCAAAACTACATAGGAGTAGTGAAGAGACTTGATAAATCCGACTTATTGGTTAGATCTTTGTCCTCCAAAGCCACGGAAATATTAGCGAAATATAAGGTTGATCCTAGAGGGTTCATTTCAGATGAGGCTTTCTTATTTCAACTTGTAAGGTTTAACTACACTCCTCCCTATCCTACATTGAGTGTAGGTCCTCTAATTAAGGAGGTAACAGAAGGAGTTAAAATATACGTAAATTATTTAATTTACCCGATACACAAATACATTCCTAAGTTCTCCCTCTTGAGAATCGAGTCATTCACTAGAGATGCAATAGAGAGAATATCGTCACTAAAATTTACACTAGACGGTATACCCATCGTCCTAGCATTAGCCGACAAAACAGCAAAAGAACTTTCTTCGGGAATATTACGTTACATAGCATTCTCACTTGAACGTATAGGACTACAAGAGAGCTTCAGAGGAAAGTTTGAGGTGCTAAACGTTGTCTGA